DNA from Rubripirellula lacrimiformis:
GACGATCATCGCGTTGGCGATGTTCATCGTGATCCGGGTTATCAATCGTGTTGACGAAGAACTGGACGAACGGTTCGGCGATCCCCCACCTCGTGACGAACCGACCGAGAAGAAGTGTCCCTTTTGCCGTTCGACCATCGCTTACCGAGCGGTTCGTTGTCCGCAGTGCACTTCGGAATTGTCCCCGTCGGGCACTGAGTGAACGGGGATGAGTGATCGCAACGAATTCAGTATTTGTGGAGAGAATCGAGCCCATGTTTGAAAAATGGATTTCAGCTTCAACCGGCCAGTTGTTCATGGTGCTGGTATCGTCCGTGGTCGTCTACGCTGCGATCCTGCTGTACACGCGGTTGGCTGGGCTAAGAAGCTTTTCGAAGATGTCCGCAGCCGATTTTGCGATGACCATTGCAGTCGGTTCGTTGTTCGGCGCGACGGTTTCGGCACCTAGCCCCACACTGTTCGTCGGGCTCTTTTCGTTGTTGTGCTTGTTTGCCGCACAGTGGGCGCTGGCGTCGTTGCGAAGGAAATCGGATCGGTTCAGCAAGCTTGTCGATAACCAACCGTTGCTGTTGATGGTGGACGGCGAAATCATCCAACAGAACTTGGAACAAGCCAACATGACCGAAAGCGATTTGTTCGGAAAGCTTCGTGAAGCAAACGCGTTGAATTTCGATCAGGTCAAAGCCGTGGTGTTCGAGACGACGGGGGATGTTTCTGTCCTTCA
Protein-coding regions in this window:
- a CDS encoding DUF421 domain-containing protein; amino-acid sequence: MFEKWISASTGQLFMVLVSSVVVYAAILLYTRLAGLRSFSKMSAADFAMTIAVGSLFGATVSAPSPTLFVGLFSLLCLFAAQWALASLRRKSDRFSKLVDNQPLLLMVDGEIIQQNLEQANMTESDLFGKLREANALNFDQVKAVVFETTGDVSVLHNADDNIKLEPRFFEGVIGADRLFP